The following coding sequences lie in one Bacteroidota bacterium genomic window:
- a CDS encoding outer membrane beta-barrel protein — MKKVLMLFLALAMLFSFAAAQDVTPGVKAGSKSLNFTFGGLGAFGLNATGPNAPTAGIGGSYFLNSDAAIRVGLQVVSTSRSIPANAPTGLSGTDGTGSSFGLGIGADYLMYMTAGRVRPYWGAGLQFITMSNDYKPPVVGNASQGEDKDDPANGPTGVTFQVAGFLGAEFFIYSELSVSAEYQLNIVSLNSQSDNVQSNGNTSVTTKEPSTTTILGFGSAGATLHIYF; from the coding sequence ATGAAAAAAGTTCTTATGCTCTTCTTGGCACTCGCGATGCTTTTCAGCTTTGCTGCTGCTCAAGATGTTACGCCAGGAGTGAAAGCGGGGTCAAAATCTCTCAACTTTACTTTCGGAGGCTTGGGCGCGTTCGGCCTTAACGCCACAGGTCCTAATGCACCGACCGCTGGAATTGGCGGTTCATACTTCCTTAACAGCGACGCTGCGATCCGAGTCGGCCTTCAAGTGGTCTCCACAAGCAGGAGCATTCCTGCAAATGCTCCTACGGGCCTCAGCGGAACGGATGGAACCGGTTCCTCCTTCGGTTTGGGGATCGGCGCTGATTACCTGATGTACATGACCGCCGGCCGCGTTCGGCCGTACTGGGGGGCCGGACTTCAGTTCATTACGATGTCCAACGACTATAAGCCCCCAGTGGTCGGCAACGCCTCCCAGGGGGAGGATAAAGACGATCCTGCCAACGGCCCCACCGGTGTTACATTCCAGGTCGCCGGATTTCTCGGCGCGGAATTTTTTATCTACTCCGAACTGAGCGTCTCAGCGGAATATCAGCTCAACATTGTCAGCCTTAATTCGCAGTCCGACAATGTCCAGAGCAACGGAAATACTTCCGTGACAACCAAAGAACCGAGCACGACAACAATTCTCGGATTCGGTTCTGCGGGGGCAACACTGCACATTTATTTTTAG
- the nadB gene encoding L-aspartate oxidase codes for MEIKTDFLVLGSGIAGLFYALKVAELGSVAIVTKKQKAESNTNYAQGGIASVLSSTDSFESHIADTMNAGAHLCHRDAVEVLVKEGPDRVKELITIGVEFTRRGGQLDLGKEGGHSQHRIAHAADLTGKEVERALLAKVSDHPNIKVYENHISIDLITEHHLFEHAKKQHSETHCWGAYVLDVDNNVVKTFLAPVTMLSTGGAGHVYLHTTNPSIATGDGIAMAYRAGAPIGNLEFIQFHPTALYNSGSPEFLITEAVRGFGGILRTTSGEDFMLRYDKRGSLATRDIVARAIDSELKKSGAEHVYLDVTHLNPEEVKNHFPNVYRRCLEYKIDITKELLPVVPAAHYICGGVVTDLNGRTSISGLYACGEVSMTGVHGANRLASNSLLEAIVYSHRAAEDIKLRQLPKEAISGIPPWDDSGTINSEEWVLIAHDRRDIQQLMWDYVGIVRSTPRLERAHRRIQLILKEVTDFYRRTKVTEALIELRNLACVADIIIRSALMRHESRGLHFTTDYPKLDDQHCLHDTIITSDLVNEKIATR; via the coding sequence ATGGAAATAAAGACGGATTTTCTTGTTCTCGGAAGCGGCATTGCCGGATTGTTCTACGCGTTGAAAGTGGCCGAGCTCGGGTCTGTAGCCATCGTTACGAAAAAACAGAAAGCGGAATCGAACACGAATTACGCCCAAGGCGGGATCGCTTCGGTTCTCTCGTCGACCGACTCGTTTGAATCGCATATTGCCGACACCATGAACGCAGGGGCCCACTTGTGCCATCGCGATGCGGTGGAAGTGCTGGTGAAAGAAGGCCCTGACCGCGTGAAGGAATTGATCACGATCGGCGTGGAGTTCACCCGAAGAGGAGGCCAGCTCGATCTCGGCAAGGAAGGGGGGCATTCCCAGCACCGTATCGCTCATGCAGCAGACCTTACGGGGAAGGAAGTGGAACGGGCTCTTCTCGCAAAAGTATCCGACCATCCGAACATCAAGGTCTACGAAAATCATATTTCGATAGACCTCATCACCGAACATCATCTTTTCGAACACGCCAAGAAACAGCATTCCGAGACCCATTGCTGGGGGGCCTACGTCCTCGACGTCGACAATAACGTTGTGAAGACCTTCCTGGCCCCTGTGACGATGCTGTCGACCGGCGGAGCGGGACACGTGTATCTCCACACCACGAACCCGTCGATCGCGACCGGAGACGGCATTGCGATGGCATACCGCGCCGGGGCCCCCATCGGCAACTTGGAGTTCATTCAGTTTCATCCCACGGCGCTCTACAACTCGGGCTCGCCGGAATTCCTGATCACAGAAGCGGTCCGGGGATTCGGCGGCATATTACGAACGACGTCGGGCGAGGACTTCATGCTTCGGTATGACAAGAGGGGCTCGCTGGCAACAAGAGACATCGTGGCGCGCGCTATCGACTCCGAACTTAAAAAAAGCGGGGCAGAACATGTGTACCTTGACGTTACCCACTTAAACCCTGAAGAAGTCAAGAATCACTTCCCGAATGTCTACCGGCGATGCCTCGAGTACAAGATCGACATCACAAAAGAATTGCTCCCTGTTGTCCCTGCCGCGCATTATATCTGCGGCGGCGTCGTGACAGACCTCAACGGGCGGACTTCGATCTCGGGGTTGTATGCGTGCGGTGAAGTGAGCATGACGGGGGTGCACGGGGCCAATCGCCTCGCAAGCAACTCTTTGCTCGAAGCGATTGTTTATTCCCACAGAGCGGCAGAGGACATCAAGCTGCGCCAATTGCCTAAAGAAGCGATCTCCGGCATTCCGCCATGGGACGACTCCGGCACCATCAACAGCGAAGAATGGGTGCTCATTGCTCACGACCGGCGGGATATTCAGCAATTGATGTGGGATTACGTCGGCATTGTCCGGTCGACACCGAGGCTGGAGCGTGCCCACCGGCGGATTCAGCTCATTCTGAAAGAGGTGACCGACTTTTACAGGCGCACCAAGGTCACCGAGGCCCTTATTGAGTTGAGAAATTTGGCGTGCGTTGCCGACATTATTATTCGTTCGGCGTTGATGAGGCACGAGAGCCGCGGCCTGCACTTTACAACGGATTACCCGAAGCTAGACGACCAACATTGCTTGCATGATACTATCATCACATCGGATTTGGTGAATGAAAAAATCGCGACTCGATAA
- a CDS encoding acetylornithine/succinylornithine family transaminase encodes MNILDSEAKLFFKTYKRLPLVVDRGEGCYLYTTDGKKYLDMFSGLAVNALGYGHPGVIAAIEKQSKRFNHLSNYFVQEPQVELAERLLQHSKFQKIFFTNSGTEATEGAIKLARKWGTAHNKFRIFGMTNGFSGRSMGALSLMDKDKYREGYGPFLENCGHIVFNDVRDLRSKIDDSTAAVFLEFIQGEGGVVPVTKEFIDGLEGLRKKHGFLIVADEIQSGIMRTGKFFAFEHFDFHPDIVTIAKPIGGGLPLGAILGNDAVACVWSYGVHGTTFGGNPVACAAGKVVIDTVTTEAMKRQIQESSGYLFSRLLSLKKKFETIKEVRGAGFMLGVDLTRDSTPIVDQMLSRGVLVNSTAQTVVRILPPLIAQKNEIDILLQVFEEALASLTT; translated from the coding sequence ATGAACATACTCGATAGCGAAGCAAAACTTTTTTTCAAGACATACAAACGGCTCCCGCTCGTCGTCGACAGGGGGGAAGGTTGCTACCTCTACACGACGGACGGGAAGAAATACCTGGATATGTTCTCAGGGCTTGCCGTCAATGCGTTAGGATACGGACACCCCGGCGTGATCGCGGCCATCGAAAAGCAATCGAAGCGGTTCAATCACCTCTCGAATTATTTTGTTCAAGAGCCGCAGGTCGAGCTTGCCGAGCGCCTTCTTCAGCATTCAAAATTTCAGAAGATCTTCTTCACAAATTCCGGCACGGAAGCGACAGAAGGGGCGATCAAGCTGGCGCGCAAATGGGGAACCGCCCATAATAAATTTAGGATCTTCGGAATGACGAACGGTTTCAGCGGCAGGTCCATGGGAGCCCTTTCGCTGATGGACAAGGATAAATACCGGGAAGGCTATGGCCCGTTCCTCGAGAATTGCGGCCACATTGTCTTCAACGATGTCAGGGATTTGCGGTCAAAAATTGATGATTCGACAGCCGCGGTGTTTTTGGAATTCATCCAGGGGGAGGGGGGAGTTGTTCCGGTCACAAAAGAATTCATTGACGGTTTGGAAGGACTCCGGAAGAAGCACGGCTTCCTCATCGTCGCGGATGAAATTCAATCCGGCATCATGAGGACAGGAAAGTTCTTTGCCTTTGAACATTTCGATTTCCATCCGGACATTGTGACGATCGCAAAACCGATCGGCGGCGGACTTCCGCTCGGGGCGATCTTAGGGAACGATGCGGTCGCCTGCGTCTGGTCGTACGGCGTACACGGCACCACGTTCGGCGGGAACCCCGTCGCCTGCGCTGCAGGAAAGGTCGTGATCGACACGGTGACAACGGAAGCCATGAAAAGGCAGATACAGGAATCGTCCGGCTATTTGTTCAGCCGGCTTCTGTCGCTCAAAAAGAAATTCGAGACCATCAAAGAAGTCCGAGGAGCGGGGTTCATGCTCGGTGTCGACCTGACCCGGGACAGCACGCCGATCGTCGACCAAATGCTCTCGCGCGGGGTGCTTGTCAATTCCACCGCTCAAACGGTTGTTCGAATCCTTCCGCCGCTTATTGCGCAGAAAAATGAGATCGATATCCTGCTGCAGGTTTTTGAGGAAGCGCTCGCTTCGTTGACAACGTGA
- the coaE gene encoding dephospho-CoA kinase (Dephospho-CoA kinase (CoaE) performs the final step in coenzyme A biosynthesis.) codes for MLTRIGVTGGIGSGKSEVCSILSSLGVTVLSADLIARQLSDSDPDIRKKIISAFGDRSYDANTGILRREYIASIVFDNAGKLRLLNSIVHPPVLDAVDREIRQLEKNGLTGYIVVEAPLMFESRLNKRLDYVLTVAADEPHRIERVRLRSHLTEAQIRSRMESQIPPDEAAAASDFIVHNDASLDELRKKVVFFHTIFSALKPQTAKNHEHTR; via the coding sequence ATGCTCACACGAATTGGCGTAACGGGGGGAATTGGAAGCGGGAAATCCGAAGTCTGCAGCATCCTCTCATCGTTGGGCGTAACGGTGCTTTCCGCCGATCTCATCGCCCGCCAGCTCTCCGACTCAGACCCAGACATTAGAAAAAAGATCATTTCCGCGTTCGGCGATCGATCGTACGATGCGAACACGGGAATTCTTCGCCGGGAGTACATCGCGTCGATCGTCTTTGACAATGCCGGGAAGCTTCGGCTCCTGAATTCAATCGTCCATCCGCCGGTGCTGGACGCGGTCGACAGAGAGATCCGGCAACTTGAGAAAAACGGGCTGACAGGATATATTGTCGTAGAAGCGCCGCTGATGTTTGAATCCAGATTGAACAAGCGCCTCGACTATGTTTTGACAGTTGCGGCAGACGAGCCGCATCGGATCGAACGGGTCCGTTTGCGGTCACACCTGACCGAAGCTCAGATCCGTTCGCGGATGGAAAGTCAAATTCCGCCGGATGAGGCGGCAGCGGCCTCGGATTTTATCGTCCACAATGATGCATCGCTCGACGAGCTGCGCAAGAAAGTTGTTTTCTTCCACACAATTTTTTCGGCACTGAAACCACAAACCGCGAAGAACCATGAACATACTCGATAG
- the purF gene encoding amidophosphoribosyltransferase translates to MKKSRLDNDKPRCACGIFGIFDHPQASLLTYYGLHALQHRGQEASGIVTNEYDPKKQRHHFNAVKGMGLVTDVFKDYRVVQDQLKGTSAIGHNRYSTAGSANNRSNIQPFTVNYRNGNLALAHNGNLTNFRTLRQELQDEGTIFQTTSDSEIVLHLIARSKQKQQIDQIQEALEKIEGAFSLLILTDTSLVATRDVYGIRPLALGIKDDRFVVASESCAFDMIDATYVRDIAPGEILVIDDNGTKAKKLHSRRLSKKNEKPHHCIFEYIYFSRPDSQIFGESVDKVRRKLGKALAQEAPIAPDSDEKTIVISVPDSSNTATLGFVSESNKQGIPTKLEIGLIRNHYVGRTFIQPEQGDREMKVRTKYSTVKGVLKGKKVVLVDDSIVRGTTSKQLVKLLKEAGPKEIHFRITSPPIISPCHWGMDFPRKEELIAVRCNANVETIRKELDVDSIHYLSLQKMLDVVPQTGGKSYCTACFGGKFPTGVETTTDKNGLES, encoded by the coding sequence ATGAAAAAATCGCGACTCGATAACGACAAACCCCGCTGCGCCTGCGGGATCTTCGGGATTTTCGACCATCCCCAGGCATCGTTGCTCACCTATTATGGACTTCATGCGCTTCAGCATCGGGGACAGGAAGCCAGCGGCATCGTGACGAACGAGTACGACCCGAAGAAACAACGGCATCACTTTAACGCAGTGAAAGGAATGGGGCTTGTTACCGACGTTTTCAAAGATTACAGAGTTGTTCAGGACCAACTGAAGGGAACCTCCGCTATCGGGCACAACCGTTATTCGACCGCGGGGTCGGCGAATAACCGGTCCAACATCCAGCCGTTTACGGTGAACTACCGGAACGGCAATCTGGCATTGGCCCACAACGGCAACCTGACAAACTTCCGGACCCTCCGGCAGGAGTTGCAGGATGAGGGGACGATCTTTCAGACGACATCCGACAGCGAGATCGTTCTCCACCTGATTGCGCGGAGCAAGCAGAAGCAGCAGATTGACCAAATACAGGAAGCGCTGGAGAAAATTGAAGGGGCGTTTTCGCTTCTGATCCTCACCGACACATCGCTTGTCGCCACGCGGGACGTCTACGGAATCCGCCCGCTCGCGTTGGGCATAAAGGACGACCGGTTTGTTGTCGCCTCGGAATCCTGTGCATTCGATATGATCGATGCGACATATGTCCGCGATATTGCACCGGGAGAGATTCTCGTCATTGACGACAACGGAACCAAAGCAAAGAAACTTCATTCTCGCCGGCTGTCGAAGAAGAACGAAAAACCGCACCACTGCATTTTTGAGTATATCTACTTTTCGCGGCCGGACAGCCAGATCTTCGGCGAAAGCGTCGATAAAGTTCGCCGGAAACTTGGAAAAGCCCTTGCGCAAGAGGCTCCGATCGCTCCCGACAGCGACGAGAAGACGATCGTTATCAGTGTCCCCGATTCAAGCAATACCGCCACGCTCGGCTTCGTCTCCGAGAGCAACAAACAGGGAATACCGACGAAGCTTGAGATCGGCTTGATCCGAAACCACTATGTCGGCAGGACGTTCATCCAGCCCGAACAGGGAGACCGGGAGATGAAAGTCCGGACAAAATACAGCACGGTGAAAGGCGTCCTAAAAGGGAAGAAGGTTGTTCTCGTCGATGACTCGATTGTACGCGGAACAACTTCAAAGCAGCTCGTTAAGTTATTGAAAGAAGCCGGCCCGAAGGAGATTCATTTTAGAATAACTTCGCCCCCGATCATCAGTCCATGTCACTGGGGAATGGACTTCCCGCGCAAAGAGGAATTGATCGCTGTGCGCTGCAACGCAAATGTCGAAACAATCCGCAAGGAACTGGACGTGGACAGCATCCACTATTTATCCCTTCAGAAAATGCTCGACGTTGTTCCTCAAACCGGCGGTAAGAGCTACTGCACTGCCTGCTTCGGCGGAAAATTCCCCACCGGCGTTGAGACGACAACGGACAAAAATGGTCTCGAATCGTAG
- a CDS encoding outer membrane beta-barrel protein, translated as MKKFLALAAATLLFTSLSFGQLGLHDIGGGVGYVSVSFTNAGSSSQSLGGFLIAAHANLGDLAKDLNLVPDIQYFSTSTTVNGGTWKVGDFAINANVHYNFEMEGMIKPYVGAGLGLDFFSTTASVTIPGYSTGFFTVPSQTYSATGSATRLGINLLVGANYKLNDKMSLLLEPRYVIASDLDNFQIKAGVTWALN; from the coding sequence ATGAAGAAATTCTTAGCGCTTGCTGCAGCAACACTCCTGTTTACTTCGCTGAGCTTTGGTCAACTTGGATTGCATGATATAGGTGGAGGAGTCGGCTACGTATCGGTTTCATTCACGAACGCAGGCTCGTCATCCCAGTCTCTTGGCGGATTTCTGATCGCGGCTCATGCAAATCTTGGGGATCTTGCAAAAGATCTCAACTTGGTTCCTGATATCCAGTACTTCTCAACCTCGACAACAGTTAATGGAGGGACATGGAAAGTGGGCGACTTTGCCATTAATGCGAATGTTCATTACAATTTTGAGATGGAAGGAATGATCAAACCATACGTCGGCGCTGGTCTTGGACTTGACTTCTTCAGCACGACAGCCAGTGTGACCATTCCCGGTTACAGCACGGGCTTCTTCACGGTTCCTTCCCAAACGTATAGCGCGACAGGATCGGCTACCCGTCTTGGTATCAACCTTCTTGTTGGAGCGAACTATAAGCTGAATGATAAAATGTCTCTGTTGCTTGAACCGCGGTACGTCATTGCAAGCGATTTGGACAATTTCCAGATCAAAGCCGGCGTAACCTGGGCTTTGAATTAA